The sequence TTACAGCGGCGGCTCGCAAAGTGGGAGCTTCAACGCGGTTAAATTTATCTACCCAAAATAAAGCTCAAACAACCCGGATGAAAATGTATATCAATGCGTCAAGGTAGGGTAAAGTGCcaacccgaataaaaaatacagtagaataacaatacaatttattgtaacactactattaataacattaaattggcaatagattgtattgtaaatgaaaccatagaaatacattagaatgcattgttatgaaccatttactcaaatgtaaatgaagatttcgcaatagaatgtacgggttgttaagtatcgtaactatacaaaatctgagatttttccatacatttttttcgtcacacaatagagtgtatggttaatatattgttgaaatatccgaacaaaactgttcaaaatacaatggattgtattgtatttgtatagtaaaacaatacgatttttgatttctcagttgtggcagctttactgttcaacaatgcaatttaaagggaaaaatgcatatttgccgctttgaggcaaatattgttatatagtttatatgcaatgtaaagacacgtttcaaaagttatcaatgtatgaatcttatgtacgaaattttttaaaaaacaattgcaagtattgttacattggtgaaatatgttgatgtattgtatcctcagtgtggatacaatctgtgcaaccatcaagaaacaatatatcctattgtataccgtacattgtatggtaattcaattgtttacacaattgaaccaatagtacatttttatccgggaataGTGGACCCTTCAGCCATTTTGACATTATTACagaacaatgtaaacattttgctataaaATTCTATCGTGAGAACCTATACCGTACAGTCATATGATTTATTCGTTTATCTTCTTCACATTTTTCAAAACTAAGGATCTTACAAGGATTATCCTTAAGATTTATCTCTCTTCGATTGTCTTCGTATTTCCTACAATCTATACGAGTATGTGTTGTACTGATAATTTAATATTACATGTTTCACAGATATTTGAGTCCTTATTAAAAAGATGTTTGTGTGTtatcgtcaaaaattgtatctcgttttattgtcttagTCTATTCATTGGCTTATTTAGGTCAAACTTACCCAAagaaacccatattttttgagaCATCCAACATCTAATTTTTAAAATCggaaacaaaaaccgaaaaagtgctgcacgtgtggtGAACCAGCCTGTAAAATTCACCGTTCGTTCAAAATTCGGCCAATCTTGAAAACAGAACTTTACGATtttcttttagaattttaaaaatacttagaggcgacaaaaaatatgggttctctgggaaagttgaccttaaataaaatatagaatcgtatgagcgaataaaaaatttTGACGGGAGAGGTCAATTGAAATTCTCAGCGATTTATCAACACTTGATGTCAATTTCAGATTTTTAGGtcgctcaatcgattttttattttatttagagtcaactttctcaaagaacccataattttgagttgtttaaACTTTCATCTTGGGTTGAATTTAACTGTGTTTGGCTGTGAATAGTGCACGGGCAATGAGAATaaatagaaggtgaggaagaagaccaaatgcaagtgtattagtggatgatgaaaaatgtaaacagcaaatggtgacgtacatatttgcacggcttcttatgggagctcgttcgaatgtagtagtgaaagctttttcgccatacacaaaaggcacgcacacaatatatggatttccataccttagtatttatttacattggtGCACGGGATTGACGCCAAGTTTCTGGTGTGTATGTGGCTGAACCAAGTGTGCGACTGCCCCGACTGCCACGGTCCGGCTCAACAGTCAACATCTGTGAAATTTTGGCAACGTCGGTCTCTTTCGCTTCTGTGCACGCGAACGGCGTGTGAGTCGATTTTTGGTGTCGTGCAGAAATCCTAGCAGAAAACATCCAAAATGGTGAGTTTTGTGAATTTTAAGTGCTGCATTCAATGGCCAAGGATTACCGTATCACGGAATTGATGGAGTTCTGCTGCAGTTCTAGCCgggtgttgaaaaaaatcattttttgtgaAAAGTCACTCATCGTGGTGGAATGCCTCGTTGCCAAATCAAAATGTCGGATGAGTTGCGACTTGTCTGGTTCGCCGATAAAGGTGTGTGGGACAGAAAGAGATAGAAGAAGCAGATGTAGGAggtctctttctttttccggcCACAGAACATCGGAACagactgattttttttgtggcAGATGAATCGACCGTGTTGTGGTCGCGTGAAGTGAAATTGCAGCAGTCATCGAATCTGCCAAAGATTAACAGAGTGCTAAAGAAGAGGAAAACACGTTTCTGTTGCTGTTCCTAATCTGGGTGCAGTAAAAGTAGAAAGTTTTAAATTGGATTGCCTTCTGAAATTGAGTAGCCTGAAAACGCATTAAAATGGTAAGACTAAACGGGGAAAAGTGCATCGAAGATGCATTTTTGCAGCTTATCAAAAATCTTGGCAATCGATGGTGACGTCGTGGACGAGTTTCAGCtgattgtgaaataaaaataaaatgacggGAAGGGAGGCTGAGGGCGAAATGGCGCAGGACACACCGAATGACGTGTAAAGTGTTCCCCCGCAGTTGttggaaacaaagaaataataagcaaaaaatgaaccccgttacgCATCACATGCAGTGCAGACGACATGaatagaaaaattgattttcttaTTGCAGCAGCTTTAGGGAGATGCATTTCCTCGTTCCAACGTTTATTGATTGTACTTTGTAATTTTATTCATTCCGTTTTACGTGATCCTGTAGGTACAGACCTTATTTTCAGGGCAAGGAAATATTGAttacttctttctttattaTATTCGATGAATATTGCACGCATGTACCTTTTTACATGGTGCCCTCAGGTGTTTAgcgaaaaattaatttttattggaattagATTTACAGTAAAGCTAGTATCTACCTATAATACAGTAAAGCTAGTACCCTCAACTAAAGTTTTGTAACTAGCAGGCTACCGGTAATCAATAAATATTACTATTAAAAAAATGGCATACCGTGAAATGACTGCGATCTTTATTACTCAATGAATAGCATGTTTATATGAAAGCATAGCAGTTTATTTTCAGGGAGCTTCGACCTCAAGATACTTTCTATCAAGTAAAAGATCTTGTAGCATGAGCCAGGCTATAAAGGGCCACCTATctatatttttcactatttatgCAGGCTCCAACCTTTGATCCCAAACTTTTTCAATATTGTGTATTGTAAAATGTTGGAATAAACCAGATTTGTTCGATTGTTTTGATTGTAAAAGAGAAAAAAGGGCACTGAACGACTATTCAAATGTTGGtagaattcctataaaaagatATGAAATATTCGATAATTTTGGGATAAACTAAGATTATAAAAATAATTCATACCCGACACTTACACTTGTAAACCAATTAACTGACAAGGGTgttatttatttactttttttttttgatacccTATTTCCCTAGGTTAACTTCACCGTTGACGAAATCCGTTCCATGATGGACAGGAAACGGAACATCCGTAACATGTCCGTCATTGCCCATGTCGATCACGGAAAGTCCACGCTGACCGATTCGCTGGTCTCCAAGGCCGGTATTATCGCCGGTGCTAAGGCTGGAGAGACCCGGTTTACCGACACCCGCAAGGACGAACAGGAACGGTGCATTACGATCAAGTCGACGTGAGTATTTATATTGTTTTTGAATGACGTTGGATTCATTATTTAGTTATTTGCTGTGAGATAATCTAATTTCAATGATTAATGTTAGAACATCATCTACACTGGTGAATTGAGACATACAAAATAAACATGTATGGGGACCGAAATTTTGATTCAAAGCAATTGATGTTTTCCTACAGGTTTAAAATGACATTAAAAACACTTGCATACATGAATGTTTGTGTTCGATATTTTCGAAGGTTTATAAATTTCCATTGATTTTCGAACATCCGTTGGTATCGATGATATTTAATGTAAAATGTTAACCGCCAGGAATGTGTATGATTCATAAATTTCGTCTAAACTacgaaattttattgaaaaaatttcgAGACATTTCACTATATAAATAGTAAGAATAGGAGAAAGTCAAAAAGACATACCACTCCTCTCCTCCATAAGGTCTTACCTAATTAGTGTATACGGCTCCATCACTACATTCCGCCAGTTCGATTATCTGTTAGTTTAAACTGTGCGTGTATCAGGTTCAGGTCAAGGAAAAAGTAGGATTTACAGGTGGAACtaagaaatcaaagaaaaactAAAACATGGAACAAAAAATCTAGATTACTCGATGTAACCCTTTCCCGCCCATGACTTTTTTTCAACGATTTCAATAGGCAGCAGGAATtatctttgagaaaaatgctaaaacaaaagttatttggcataaccgaaattagtggaaaacgaaaaaaaagtgtttaattgtaaatcaatagttaatcgattgttttcaatagtttcactatttgtactcaaaattgattatatttgcagtctaatggaACCATACAGATGTGTCAAATATTCCTTTTGctgaaacaattcgatgaaggttagaaggtgcaaaatttgatggtgcaCCATCACCATGGGCGGAGAGGGTTGAAGCAATCTCACGGCGTTCTTAAATGCGTGTGTCCGACTTTCCCACTTTACCTGTTATTGGAAGCCCATTCCATCACGACGATCCATAAACTAGCAAATCCTCTTGTGCGTTCCAGCTCCGATCGGTATAGGTGTTGTGTTAGGCTTCCGGGTATTGTTCCATCGAAGGCTTTTTTCATAAAGCAACAAATTCGGAACCGGTAGTTGAACGGTAGATCGTGCCCAAGAATTTCATTTCGTAATGCTGCTGTCGTGTATCGATGACGAAGACGGCGAATGAAACTAgtacgatttaaaaaaaaaaatactctacATGTTCCAAGTAAAAAGCAATTTTTCATTGCATCGCAACGATCTGAGATTTCGATTACAAAATACATGTTTTACAGTTAGTTAATAAATTCGGACAAATAATGTTTCATATATTACGTCACAATCAATTCtgctttgaaaagaatttcacAACAAATGCAATCGTATCATTGATTCATTTATTATCCCTCTCCCCAGTGCCATCTCTATGTTCTTCGAGTTGGAGGATCAGGATCTTGTGTTCATTACGAACCCGGATCAGCGCGACAAGGACTGCAAGGGCTTCTTGATCAATCTGATCGATTCGCCCGGGCACGTCGATTTCTCGTCGGAAGTAACAGCTGCGCTGCGTGTCACTGACGGTGCCTTGGTCGTCGTCGATTGTGTTTCCGGTGTGTGCGTACAGACCGAAACCGTACTGCGTCAGGCTATCGCCGAACGTATCAAGCCTGTTTTGTTCATGAACAAAATGGACCGTGCCCTGCTGGAGCTGCAGCTGGATGCTGAAGATCTGTACCAGACCTTCCAGCGTATTGTTGAAAACGTCAACGTCATCATTGCCACGTACAACGACGATGGCGGTCCAATGGGAGAGGTCCGTGTCGATCCATCCAAGGGTTCGGTCGGCTTCGGTTCCGGTCTGCACGGATGGGCGTTCACTCTCAAGCAGTTTGCTGAGATGTACGCCGCTATGTTCAAGATCGATGTTGTCAAGCTCATGAACCGTTTGTGGGGAGAAAACTTCTTCAATGCCAAGACCAAGAAGTGGGCCAAGGTCAAGGATGACGACAACAAGCGTTCCTTTGTCATGTACGTATTGGACCCCATCTACAAGGTGTTCGACGCTATCATGAACTACAAAGCTGACGAAATCCCAAAACTGCTTGAAAAAATCAAGGTTACCCTGAAGCACGAAGACAAGGATAAGGACGGAAAGAACCTGCTGAAGGTTGTTATGCGTAGCTGGTTACCAGCTGGCGAAGCTCTACTTCAGATGATTGCCATCCATCTGCCATCCCCCGTCGTCGCCCAGAAATACCGTATGGAAATGTTGTACGAAGGTCCTCATGATGATGAAGCCGCTGTTGCCGTGAAGAACTGCGATCCCCAAGGTCCACTTATGATGTACGTATCGAAGATGGTACCGACCTCCGACAAGGGTCGTTTCTACGCTTTCGGTCGCGTTTTCGCCGGTAAGGTCGCCACTGGTCAGAAGTGCCGTATCATGGGCCCTAACTACACCccaggaaagaaggaagatctGTACGAGAAGGCCATCCAGCGTACCATTCTGATGATGGGACGTTATGTTGAAGCCATCGAAGATGTTCCTTGCGGTAACATTTGCGGTCTGGTCGGTGTTGATCAGTTCCTGGTCAAGACTGGTACCATCTCCACCTTCAAGGATGCCCACAACATGAAGGTCATGAAGTTCTCCGTGTCGCCTGTCGTGCGTGTGGCCGTGGAACCAAAGAACCCTGCTGATCTGCCCAAGTTGGTCGAAGGTCTTAAGCGTCTGGCCAAGTCTGATCCTATGGTGCAGTGTATTATTGAAGAATCCGGTGAACACATCATTGCCGGTGCAGGTGAACTGCATCTTGAGATTTGTCTGAAGGATTTGGAGGAAGATCATGCCTGTATTCCACTAAAGAAGTCCGACCCTGTTGTGTCATACCGTGAAACTGTTTCTGACGAATCCGATCAGATGTGTTTGTCCAAGTCGCCCAACAAGCACAACCGTCTGTTCATGAAGGCTGTCCCCATGCCCGATGGTCTGGCTGAGGATATTGACAACGGTGATGTCAACTCCCGTGACGACTTCAAGGTGCGTGCCCGTTATCTGGCCGAGAAGTACGACTACGACGTCACTGAAGCCCGTAAGATCTGGTGCTTCGGTCCCGACGGAACTGGCCCGAACATCGTTGTCGACTGCACCAAGGGTGTGCAGTACCTGAACGAAATCAAGGACTCCGTTGTCGCTGGTTTCCAGTGGGCCTCCAAGGAAGGCGTGCTCGCTGAAGAAAACATGCGCGGTAAGTTTTATTCCTTTTGTGATATAAAGTGGCTTATTGGAAGGTTTAAATGATGATCCCATTTAATCCAAGAAAACACATTTGATGGATAAATTATTATTCAAGCTCAACAGGTCTgacaaaacgaaaacaaaagcTTGAtcctttcttaattttttttttggttaatCTTTTATTAATAACAAACGTTTCCTGTCTCGACAGCTGTCCGATTCAACATCTATGATGTGACACTGCATGCTGACGCTATCCACCGTGGTGGTGGCCAGATCATTCCAACTGCTCGTCGTGTCTTGTA comes from Armigeres subalbatus isolate Guangzhou_Male chromosome 2, GZ_Asu_2, whole genome shotgun sequence and encodes:
- the LOC134213691 gene encoding eukaryotic translation elongation factor 2 isoform X1, translated to MVNFTVDEIRSMMDRKRNIRNMSVIAHVDHGKSTLTDSLVSKAGIIAGAKAGETRFTDTRKDEQERCITIKSTAISMFFELEDQDLVFITNPDQRDKDCKGFLINLIDSPGHVDFSSEVTAALRVTDGALVVVDCVSGVCVQTETVLRQAIAERIKPVLFMNKMDRALLELQLDAEDLYQTFQRIVENVNVIIATYNDDGGPMGEVRVDPSKGSVGFGSGLHGWAFTLKQFAEMYAAMFKIDVVKLMNRLWGENFFNAKTKKWAKVKDDDNKRSFVMYVLDPIYKVFDAIMNYKADEIPKLLEKIKVTLKHEDKDKDGKNLLKVVMRSWLPAGEALLQMIAIHLPSPVVAQKYRMEMLYEGPHDDEAAVAVKNCDPQGPLMMYVSKMVPTSDKGRFYAFGRVFAGKVATGQKCRIMGPNYTPGKKEDLYEKAIQRTILMMGRYVEAIEDVPCGNICGLVGVDQFLVKTGTISTFKDAHNMKVMKFSVSPVVRVAVEPKNPADLPKLVEGLKRLAKSDPMVQCIIEESGEHIIAGAGELHLEICLKDLEEDHACIPLKKSDPVVSYRETVSDESDQMCLSKSPNKHNRLFMKAVPMPDGLAEDIDNGDVNSRDDFKVRARYLAEKYDYDVTEARKIWCFGPDGTGPNIVVDCTKGVQYLNEIKDSVVAGFQWASKEGVLAEENMRAVRFNIYDVTLHADAIHRGGGQIIPTARRVLYASYITAAPRMMEPVYLCEIQCPEVAVGGIYGVLNRRRGHVFEEAQVAGTPMFVVKAYLPVNESFGFTADLRSNTGGQAFPQCVFDHWQILPGDPAEPGTKPYTVVQDIRKRKGLKDGLPDLSQYLDKL